The DNA window TTAGGCCCTTCAACCCAACCAGCAATACCACTACTATGATTACTATACTTTTGAGGCGTAGGTGCAAAGTTAACCGGAAACTTTTGATAAGGGCCAAGATAATTATTTGAGCTAAATATATAGTTACCGCCAATCGTCAGATAGTAGACTCCATCTATCAAGCAGATGTCGGGATCAATCCGATAACTATTATCAATTGCTCCGTCAACAAACGTAATAGCTTGGCCCTCATTTGTAATTTTGTTAGTTTGCGGATCAAAGTCAGCAATATAATCATTTAGGATCCCGGAATCGGCATCCCCTGCACAGTAAACAATATGATACTTTCCATTTGTATCTTTAAATATTTCTGGCGCCCACAAATTTTTATAAGAAGGATCACCTTTTAGGTAGTCAAGTTTTTCGAAATTATAAAAATCCGTTGTCACATAGAGGGCACCAGTCCCGATAATGTAATATCGATCTTCTATCTTAATTAGGAATCCGTCGCGTAAGCCTTCTAGTTGTTTTAAGCGAGTTATAACTTCCCAACTGACTAGGTTATCTGAATAAGCCATGATTGGCGTTGCCTGCCAAGGCTCCTTTTTTGTGGGGTGTGATTCAAAGCCAAAGTATACATAACGATGTTGTTCTAATGCTTCTAAAACAGATATTGTCATCTGACACACCTCCTAATTAAGATAAACAAAGCGAAAATGAAATCTTATATCCACTTTGTTATAGCCATAAATCTTGAAATTATTCCAACCAGGAGCTAATCGCATCCATGCTAAATTAGTTGCATCGGTACATAGTTCACCATTGCAATAACAATACATATCATCCCAAACTAATTGATCGCTTGGCTGCAGACCATTAACATAGACTATCTCATCACCAGTAGTTTGATTAACCATATCAAATTTCCCAGTCTGCCCTGTGACAATTATTTTAAGACCATACCGTTGCGCTGGATCAATCATAACATCACTTGCATTCCAAATCTTAAAATAATGCTGGTTTACAAAATGATATTTCAAATCTATTCCATTAGGTAAATTCATCCCATATTGCCATAAGTTCTGATCATAAGTCATTAAATCATCACTATATGGTAACGACCATTTGACACCGGATGGATTTTCAAACGGGATCATAAATTGAACTACATGACTACGATCTTCAGGATTTTTAATCGTAAAGTTGCCAGCTCGTACAAACTTAACAATACCCGGTTCCGCATCACTACGAATACGATAGAGTCCTTTTTGCATGAAGAATTGAGCAATTTCGTGCTTCTTCATTTTGTAATCATACCAATCGCCGTATTTGAGATAGAAACGTGCATTGATTACATTCTTACTTATTTGTGATGTTGAATATACAGAACCATCTACGCCCGCATCGGTAGTATATGTTGTTGTTAAAATCGGGTCTGAGTCATCATCAAGGAAGTGAAGACCTGGTGTAATAGTTTCTGCATCTATTTCATCCCCATTAGGTGGTTTAATGAAAAGCTTTGGGTAGTTATATTTATAGCCAACAATATTCAAGTCTTTACCCGACACACATAATCACCTCTTTTAAATTCCTGTTAACGATTGAGCTTGAGCCAAATTAATATCACGTTGAGTTCGACGGTACCGTGCAGTTGGGTTGTTAGCAGAATCAGTCACACCAATTAGTTGCTCAATTAAACTAATAAGCTGTTGGTTCTGTGCCAATGCTGCATCAAAACGTTTTTCAAGTGGGGTTAAGTCAGTCTGATTAACTACTTGAGTGCTCTGATTAGAACTACCAGCGTAATAATCAACTACCTGACGCATTAACTGCCAAGCCCGTGTGGACTTCATTGTGTCTAGTGGAATAGCCATTTCAGCACCCGCTTCTCCAAAAATTGAAGGAGTGGTTGCAATACCACCGTTAGCAAATCCACGAGGTGCACCGGTTGGACTCCATCCACCTAAAGTCAGGTCTGAGCGCCAAGTAGAGTCATTGAACATCGCTAAAATTTGATCGAATGGTTTCCAAATATCATGGTGCCCCTTAACAGCGTACTTATTAAAAGTTCCATCAATAAATTGAAGGACCCCTTTAGATGGATGACCTTCTTGAGCATTTATATCCCAATTATTAACACTCCTTGCTTTACCGTTGGATTCATGTTGGACAACATTAAGGATATGACTAATATCACCTGCTGAAACAGATACTTTCATCTTTGCTGCAGCTTTCTTAATCATTTCAGCAGTTACTGAGCCACTATTATCATCCTCCATTTGTTCTAATTGTTTTTTTATCCAATTTTTCAAGTGTTCAGCATAGAATCCAGGCAAATTAAACTTCAAACCACTGTTAAGCGAATCAGTACTCTTAGGGGTTACATCAGCAATAAAGTGAGTAAAAAGTGATTTACCAAAGCCAACTACGTCCTTTAGAGCGTCTTCTGCAATATCTTCAAGTTCTTTGGCTCCGTTCCATAGGCCACTAAAGAAATCACCAATTGCACCGTTTGCATGTGGAATTGGCATTTGCATCATCGTAGCCAACTTATGAGAACGTTCACCGTCAAGAACTTCATCTCCCTTTTGTAAAGGTAAAAGCATATTACGCTTGGCTGGTAACATAAAGGTTTCACCAGTCGAAGCACGGTGGACCATCTCTTGATAATGAGGACCGCTCCCATCATTTAGTAAAGCGAATTGGTCATGCAAGATTCCTCCATCAGGTGTACCAGTTGCATAACTGCCAAAGCTAAAGTTGAATTCACCTAACTTACCATCGCCACCAACGTGGTCAAGAACCCAATTAATACCCTTAGCAATGTCATTAATCAAATCTTTAAAAGGCCTTGCCAAGCTTGCTAGTAAATCAACGAATTGTTGCCAGATATGTTTACCTGAACTTGATACGACACCTGCAATAGATTCTAATCGATCGTGCCAAGTGTCCTCCATTTTGCCTAGGCCGCCATTGGTTAGATCATTCAATTTAGAGTGCATATCGGAAAACTTATTGGTTGCATCCCCACGTAAATTATCAGCAATGTTACCAATCTTTCCACGAGTGTCGCTCCAAATATTAGCCATGTCACCACGCCAACCAGATGTATTAGATCTAATATCCGAATATCCTTGTCGGAAATGGTTCCTAGCATCATTCATTGCTTGTTGAGCTCGTTGACCTACAGCATCCTTCATTCGGTTAAATTCATTATTAATGTTATTCGTACCATTTATAGTCGAATTATGCAGATCATTCCAGCCTTTAGTAAATGCTTGCCTTGAACGATTCCACAGTTGCGTGTTAAATACAGCAATCCTTGTAGACATTGTTCTGTGCTGTTGAATCTGTTGTTGAACCCCTTGACGAGTTAATCGAGTGTTTAGATTCCAACCTTGCAGCCAGGAACGGCGTAATCTATTCCACATTTGTTGAGCAGACCGTTGATTGCGTTGAGCCATTTGGTTATGAAGTCTAATTTCTCGCTGGCTTGACTTCTGAGAAGTACGATTCATATTATTCCAACCGCGCTTAGCAGAAAGAGCCATGTTGCTAATGTTTTTACCAGCACTTTTAGCCATATTGCCAAACCAACGGCCAACTCTACCAGCTATCTTACGAGCACCAGATACAATTCCGTTAACAAATTTACGGAACTTAGCTGAATGCTGATAAAGTAGCTGAAAAGCAGCGATTGCTAATTGTACACCAGTAACAATCATGCCTAATGGATTAGCACGAAAAGCAAGCGAAATAGTTGTACCTGCTGTTTTTGCAGCAGTACCAATCGTTGCAAAGCTCAGTTTACTGGTAGTTGATGCAATTCTAGCCGTAGTGCCAACTTTTTGAATATTGTTAGTGGCTGCGGTTGTATTAGCTCGAACAGTAGTAGTCTTACTTCTCGGAATTCTATCTACTCGTCTTGAGAAGTTTTGCAGGTCTTTAGTAGAATTAGCTTCATTAACTCTAATCTTAGTGGTATGAAGTCGTGGAATTTTACCAACCATCTTGACAAAACCACTAATGGTATCTTTAGCAATTAAAGCTGCCTGCATCCCCTTAAAGGCTACAGCTAGCCCAAGAAGTGCCCCACCAAAAATCTTAACAGTATTCTGGTGCTGAGCTAAGAAACCAATGAATTTAGCCGCATTAACCGCCGAATCAGCTAACCCTTTAGCTAGTATCTGCAAGCCTTGTTGAGTTTGCTTATTGTTAAGTGCATCACTCAGTTCATTCAACCCAGTTGAGGATACTTTAAGCAATGGTTTTGCCAATTTGGCTTGAGTGGTTGCCCATTCTTGTTGCAGCTTGTGCAAAGCACCACCAGAGCTTTGCCCAAAAGCTTTTGAGTTCTGATCATAGTCCTTAGAAGCTTTAGCTAGCAACTGATTGAACTGGTCACTAGTCATTTTCCCAGATGAAACCAAGGCTTTAAACGAAGCTTGTGACATGCCAGATGCTTTAGCTAAAGCTGCCGTTAAACCAGGTGCTTGCTTTTCCAAGCGCCCCAAAGATGAACTTGTGACTTTACCAGAGCTTTCAACCCGTGATAAACCGCCAGCAAAAGCATTAGCTTGTTGATCAGAAAGCTTCAATTGGTCTGATAAACTTGCGACCCCTTGCGTTAACGTTCTGGTTTGACTAATGGAATGTGTCATTCCATAAAAACGGGTTTGTAAGGCGTTAACCGATTGAGCAGTTAAGTTAGTATTAGTTTTCAAATCAGTAACTTGATTAGATAACTGTTTTATTCCACCAGCACTAACACCAATGTTTTTCCACCGAGCTGCCATTGCTGCACCGACTTGGGCAGCTTGAGTACCATTGGTAATAATGCTCTTAAACTGTGCGGTCAGTGTTGAAAAACCGGCTTGAATCCAACCACCAAAAATATTGGCTTTTAAAACAGTTCCAAAGTTAATAGCACTGTCCTTGGCTCGCTTTTCAGCTGAATCTACACCCAGAATGCTATTCCGTACATAATTCCAAGCTGTAGGCTGTTTACCAAGTTGACCATCTAGTTCGTTAATTCGTTGCCGAGTCTCGCTAATTCGGGTACCCAGTTTCTGTACCTCAGTGGCTT is part of the Limosilactobacillus reuteri genome and encodes:
- a CDS encoding phage tail domain-containing protein, yielding MSGKDLNIVGYKYNYPKLFIKPPNGDEIDAETITPGLHFLDDDSDPILTTTYTTDAGVDGSVYSTSQISKNVINARFYLKYGDWYDYKMKKHEIAQFFMQKGLYRIRSDAEPGIVKFVRAGNFTIKNPEDRSHVVQFMIPFENPSGVKWSLPYSDDLMTYDQNLWQYGMNLPNGIDLKYHFVNQHYFKIWNASDVMIDPAQRYGLKIIVTGQTGKFDMVNQTTGDEIVYVNGLQPSDQLVWDDMYCYCNGELCTDATNLAWMRLAPGWNNFKIYGYNKVDIRFHFRFVYLN
- a CDS encoding tape measure protein, translating into MEKVQARMATEVALDLVQASTAIKNLTSVVSSSTSAWKAQEAYLRSVGDSAGAARAKYTGLGEAMDAQRRKIEALQDKQRSMTSMTSESAAKYLKLKEQIDATQEAMGKLDTSTEAGKAAEKSMQTTIEQLTAQQSKLKVGTADSARQYLNFGKQIDRANAKLASMRAQQQRAAQQMDIEDSGVRKLSSSMRVQEGLVSATVERLKAQGQSYQALQTSLNGARQKLSSLTEIQRREIVLLDQTKQRFGESSEQYAKQATEVQKLGTRISETRQRINELDGQLGKQPTAWNYVRNSILGVDSAEKRAKDSAINFGTVLKANIFGGWIQAGFSTLTAQFKSIITNGTQAAQVGAAMAARWKNIGVSAGGIKQLSNQVTDLKTNTNLTAQSVNALQTRFYGMTHSISQTRTLTQGVASLSDQLKLSDQQANAFAGGLSRVESSGKVTSSSLGRLEKQAPGLTAALAKASGMSQASFKALVSSGKMTSDQFNQLLAKASKDYDQNSKAFGQSSGGALHKLQQEWATTQAKLAKPLLKVSSTGLNELSDALNNKQTQQGLQILAKGLADSAVNAAKFIGFLAQHQNTVKIFGGALLGLAVAFKGMQAALIAKDTISGFVKMVGKIPRLHTTKIRVNEANSTKDLQNFSRRVDRIPRSKTTTVRANTTAATNNIQKVGTTARIASTTSKLSFATIGTAAKTAGTTISLAFRANPLGMIVTGVQLAIAAFQLLYQHSAKFRKFVNGIVSGARKIAGRVGRWFGNMAKSAGKNISNMALSAKRGWNNMNRTSQKSSQREIRLHNQMAQRNQRSAQQMWNRLRRSWLQGWNLNTRLTRQGVQQQIQQHRTMSTRIAVFNTQLWNRSRQAFTKGWNDLHNSTINGTNNINNEFNRMKDAVGQRAQQAMNDARNHFRQGYSDIRSNTSGWRGDMANIWSDTRGKIGNIADNLRGDATNKFSDMHSKLNDLTNGGLGKMEDTWHDRLESIAGVVSSSGKHIWQQFVDLLASLARPFKDLINDIAKGINWVLDHVGGDGKLGEFNFSFGSYATGTPDGGILHDQFALLNDGSGPHYQEMVHRASTGETFMLPAKRNMLLPLQKGDEVLDGERSHKLATMMQMPIPHANGAIGDFFSGLWNGAKELEDIAEDALKDVVGFGKSLFTHFIADVTPKSTDSLNSGLKFNLPGFYAEHLKNWIKKQLEQMEDDNSGSVTAEMIKKAAAKMKVSVSAGDISHILNVVQHESNGKARSVNNWDINAQEGHPSKGVLQFIDGTFNKYAVKGHHDIWKPFDQILAMFNDSTWRSDLTLGGWSPTGAPRGFANGGIATTPSIFGEAGAEMAIPLDTMKSTRAWQLMRQVVDYYAGSSNQSTQVVNQTDLTPLEKRFDAALAQNQQLISLIEQLIGVTDSANNPTARYRRTQRDINLAQAQSLTGI